CCGGCGAGCGTATGCATTACATAAAGTGCGTTCATGTACTCATACAGCTCCTGTGGAAGATAAGAGCTTTTCATCTCTTTTCGAACCCGCGAAAGATTTTCCACCGTCTGTCTTTCAATGGCGAGTATATCGCTCAAGAGGTTCATCGGGTAAGGCTTCCCGGTAATTTCCTCTATGAGCTCTATAGCCTCCTTGAGTTGTGAATGAACGTATCCTACGGAGTTTTTCATGCGGCCCCGGGGAACGTCAATCAGTATGAAGGGTACCTGATATTCCCGGGAGATCCTCTTGAAAGTAGGCAGGTTCCCGTCGCAGAAGATCGTGGAGGTCATTATGAATCTTGGAGCCGGAAACAGCTTCTTGATGGATGCCCCGAGAGAAGTTCTGTGAAAGGTGCAGAGCGAATCGGGAATTCCCGATTCGGCGGCCGAAGATATGGCAAACCCTTCGAGGTGCATCGAGGCAAGCATGCCCGATACTCCCTCGGCCGAGACGGGATTTATACCCAGAGGCAGGAGCAGTTCCGAAGGGGCTAGCAGGTTGACCCAGGCAGTCTCCCTTCCGGTCAGGGAATAATAAATCTCTTCAACCGCAAGGCTGTTGATGATCCTTAGAAACCGGGCCTTGCGAGAGGGTAAGCGGCGGCGTCTGAAGCTTTCAAAAGCGATTCCCAGATTGAGCCACTTTCTAAATTTTACTTCATCATCTATATATCGTCTCAAGAACCTTCCAAATCCTACACTCTTTTTCGACATCTGCTCCCCTATCTCATATCTCTGCTGATGTAAGGTCTTAGAATTATACTCTCGAAGGATAAAAGTGGTTTTACGATCCTCCGTCGTGATGGGAACACCGTATTGTGGCTCGCGTTCTTCATACACAATTTGTAAAGTGAAAAATTGACATTTTGTCTATAAATATGCTAGTATTTTTTATCATCGACCTTGAGATAAACACAGCGGGTTACTCTGCCGTTTTTGGCGCTTATCCGGCGGGACGGTGGACAAGACAATAGAGGCAAATGGAGGGTGAGGATCGTGAAAAAACGAGTGAGTGTTGTTCTGATTGCACTGATAGCTATTCCAGCTTTTTGCTTCGCGGCCGTTGCCGCACCACAAATCTTTACGTTTGCTGGCCACAACGACGTAATGACACTGGATGTCAGCCAGATGAACGACGAGATGTCTGCCTTGATAATGTATGCGTTGAACGAGGCTCTGATCAGAAACAGCTACAACAACATCGTCCCAGGCCTCGCCGAATCTTACGATGTGTCCGAAGATGGCACAGTCTATACTTTTCATCTCCGCGATGCGAAGTGGTCCGACGGGGTACCGGTGACGGCAAAGGACTTCGAATACTCTTTTCTTAGAACGCTGAGCCCTGAAACCGGATCATCACAGGTTTCCGAATTCGATTCGATCCTGAATGCCAAGGCTTATTACAGCGGTGAGATAACCGATACCTCTCTAGTCGGCATAAAGGCGGTCGATGACAGGACACTGGTTATAACTCTCGCCTACAGCGATCCTTTCTTTATTTCGGAGATGGCCGAGGGTATCAACTTCTACCCGATAAGAAAGGATTACGTCGAGAAATATGGGATGTCCTACGCCTCAAGCGCCCAGACTTTCATAGGTTGCGGTCCTTTCGTGCTCAAAGAATGGGTGCAGGGTGCCAGTATCACCCTCGAAAAGAATCGCCTTTACTGGAACGCCGACAGTGTGAAGCTAGAGAAAGTAGTAGAGTTGATAATTCCCGATGAGAACACCCGGGTTGGTATGTACGATCTGGGAGAGATCGACGCTATTTACTCGATCTCGAAGGTACAGACGATAATGCATCCCGAATACGGCAGCAGAAGCGGCGGTACTCTTCAATATTTGGCATTCAACTGCTCCAACGGGTTAGTAATGAGTAACATGAATTTGCGCAAGGCGCTGAGTTTTGCAATCGACAGAGCTTCGATCGTTGCTGCAATATCCTCTCCGGGGTCGCTCGCCGTCGATCGCATGATTGATCCCAGCATAATGCTTGATGGCAAACCCGTCACGGAAACCTATCCCAATTCTACGGGCGTTCCACCGGACGGAGATGTGGAACAGGCCAAAGCATACCTTCAGAAAGCGCTCGCCGAGATGGGGCTTTCAAAACCGACCGACCTTCCGGCGATAAATTACGTATGCATGGACTCGCCGGTCCACAAACAGTACGCCGAAGCGCTACAGGCTGGTTGGAAGGACTCTTTGGGCGTTAAGGTTGAGATCAAGATACTGCCGGTTCCACAGGCTATCGGGGCGCTTCTCTCCGGTCAGTTCGATATATTCCTGGTCGGACAGTCAACGGGTGTGGATCCCGATACGATATTGAACAATTTCACCATCGGCAACGGCAACAACTACGCCAGGTGGAACAATCAGGAGTATTCCGATCTTATAGCGCAGCAGGGTAACAATCCGAATATCCTTGAAAAGATGCTGCTACTCCAGAAGGCCGAAGCCATCATTCTCGACCAGGTACCGGTTGCTCCACTCTGGACACCCGGTTCGGCGTACCTTCACCGCGAATACGTGAAGGGTCTCCACTATGGAAGACAGACCGGTTCGATCGAATTCATCTACGCGTACATAGAGCATTGAGATAAGGTTTATTCAATCAGCATTCGATGCAGCCGCTGGAGATCTGTTGTCGGCGGCTGCCTTTTTTAAGTGAAAGAGATTTAGGAGTGAAGCGATGATTGGATATGTCTTTAAAAGGTTCTGGATCTCCTTATTGACGCTATGGCTGCTTGCAACGATAACCTTTTTTCTCCTCAGGGTTCTGCCGGGCAACCCCTTTCAAACCGACCAGATATTGACCGTAGAGATGCAGGAAAGAATGATGAATTACTACGGTCTGAACAGGCCGATTTTCGAGCAGTACTTCACATACATGGGAAATCTGCTTCGGGGGAACATGGGGTACTCACTGAAATACACCAACAGAACGGTCAACAGCATCATAGCAAAAGCCTTCCCGGTTTCGGCAGATCTTGGCCTTAGATCGCTCGCACTAGCTTTACCAATCGGGCTCTTCCTGGGAATCGCCTCGGCGAGGAAACGCGGTAAGGCCGTTGATTATCTGTGCGTGGTGGTTTCGGTTATAGGTGTTTCGATACCGAGCTTCATACTGGGCTCTTTTCTCCAGTTCGTCTTCGCGTTGAAGCTCAAGATTCTGCCGATGGCTCAATGGACTACTGAGATGCACAAGATCCTTCCAACGGTCGCGATTGCTCTTGGATTACTGGCGACGCTCACCAGAATCATGAGGGCCAGCATGCTGGAAGTCACTACTCAAGATTACGTTAAGACAGCCAAGTCGAAGGGTCTGAGCGAGGGAAAGATCGTTTGGAGCCACGAAATCAGGAACGCGCTGATTCCAATACTCACCATGCTTGGGCCGATGGTCGCCAGTGTACTCATGGGGACTTTTGTGATCGAGAAGATCTTCGCGATCCCGGGGCTGGGTTTGCATTTTGTCAACTCGATTACCGGCCTTGACTATACGATGACGATGGGGCTGACCGTATTCTTCGGGGCTTTCCTGGTGACGGCCAACTTTCTGGTCGATATCGCTTACGGGATTGTGGACCCGCGTATCAGAATCGCAAAGTGAGGTATCTGCCATGATAAAAGATTTCGCGAACATACCACACGACGAGTTCGAATTTGTCGAAAGAGAAGAAGGAAAATCGGAGGCTCTGACCCGTCCAAGCATTTCCTTCTGGAAGGACGTCTGGAGAAGAATGCTAAAAAACAGAGTTGCTATGGCCGGGCTCTTAATTATTTTGACAATAGCGCTTCTTTCTATAATTATTCCAGAGGTGTCGTCCTATTCATATAGCCAACAAAATCTCAAGAACATAAACGCCGCACCGTCGTCCGAGCACTGGTTCGGTACCGATTCACTTGGAAGAGATCTGTGGGTTCGGACCTGGGTAGGTGCAAGAGTATCTCTCGCGGTGGGGATCTTCGGTTCTATAATTCCGAGCCTCATAGGAATAGTGATAGGGGGCATATCGGGCTACTTCGGTGGCAAGGTGGATATGATAATAATGAGACTGATAGACATAATAATCTGTATTCCTCAGATGATCTATGTGATCCTGATCATGCTTGTAATCGGCTCAGGCCCCGTACCGCTAATACTGGCCTTTGCGATAACCGGATGGATGGGCTCGGCCCGTAACGTCCGTGGCCTCATTTTGAAGATCAAGGAAGAGGAGTTCGTACTGGCTTCGCGCATTCTAGGCGCCTCGCACGGCTACATCATTTTCAAGCACCTTGTCCCGAACACACTGGGGATCGTCGTCGTGAGCATGACACTGGGCGTTCCGGCGGCCATCTTCCAGGAAGCCTATCTCAGTTTCATAGGGCTGGGAATAAAACCTCCTATACCCAGCTGGGGGCAGCTGGCGAATCTTGGCGTTTCTGTCTTCAGGATCTACCCGTCCCAGCTCCTCATACCTGCGATCATGATTTCCCTGACTATGCTTTCCTTCAACCTTTTCGGAGACGGCCTCAGAGATGCTCTCGACCCGAAACTGCGCCGATGAAGGGGGATACTGCAGTGTCCGATAAGATATTGGAAGTCAGCGATCTGGAGTATTCCTTCGATACCTATGCCGGCGAAGTCCACGCGATAAGGGGCGTATCCTTCTACGTGAACAGAAGTGAATCGCTCGCGATAGTCGGAGAATCCGGCTGCGGAAAGAGCGTTACGGTACAGTCGATCATGAAGCTCATACCGACACCTCCGGGAAGGTTCAAGAGAGGTAAGATAATCTATTGCGGCAGCGATATAACCGATTACGACGACAGACAGATGGAGAAGCTGAGGGGGAAGGAGATGTCGATGATTTTCCAGGACCCCATGACCAGCCTTAACCCCACTATGCGGGTCGGAAGGCAGATCAGCGAGGGGATAAGGAAACACGAGAAGATCTCTACCGGCGAGGCTCTCGCGAGGAGCGTCGAACTGCTGAAAGAGGTCGGCATTTCCGACCCCGAGAGAAACGTCATGCGCTATCCTCACATGTTTTCGGGGGGAATGAGACAGAGGGCTATGATAGCTATCGCACTGGCCTGCAATCCAAAGATTCTTTTCGCCGACGAGCCGACCACATCTCTGGATGTCACCACTCAGGCCCAAATCCTGGAAATGATGAACCATTTAAAGCGGGAATTCGAAATGGCCATAGTGCTTATCACTCACAACCTTGGAATAGTAGCAAGATTCGCCGAGCGCATATCGGTAATGTACGCCGGAAAGATAGTCGAAAGCGGAAGTACGGACGACATCTTTTACTCTCCGCGTCACCCTTACACATGGGGTCTTTTGAACAGCGTTCCCGCCGTCGGAAAGAAGAGAACGGAAAAGCTTTCCACGATCAAAGGGACCCCTCCGGATCTCTTTATGCCGCCCGCCGGCTGTGGCTTTTACGATCGCTGCGACTATCGTATGAAAGTCTGTAAGGAGAACGACCCACCTGCAAGGGAAATAGGGGAGGGTCATTTCGCATCCTGCTGGCTTCTGGACAACAGAGCTCCAGGAGTGACACCTTACGTTGCGAAGAGACATACCATAGAGAGTTCTGGCAAGGGTGTGATGTAAGATGCCTCAGACTATTCTCGAAGTCAAGAACCTTAAAAAGTATTTTCGTATATCCAAGAGCCAGGTTCTAAAGGCCGTCGATAATGTCAGCTTTTCGATAGAGCGGGGAAAGATACTTGGAATGGTTGGCGAGTCCGGCTGCGGAAAAACAACCGTGGGAAGGACTATTATGCATCTTTACAGGCCCGACGAGGGGGAAGTCCTCTTCAACGGGATTGATATCCACCAGTTGAATAACAAAAAATACCGGCAGATTACGAAAAAGATGCAGATGATCTTTCAGGATCCATATGCTTCACTCGATCCGAGAAAGACCGTCGGTTCAATAATTGGAGAGGGTATCGATATCCATAGACTGTGCCGCACCAGGCCCGAACGCATGGACCGGATCTACGAGATGCTGGAGATGGTCGGCCTCAATCGCGAGCACGCCAACCGCTTTCCACACGAATTTAGCGGCGGACAGCGCCAGCGTATAGGGATAGCGCGGGCACTTGCTGTGGGACCGGAGTTCCTGGTATGCGACGAGGCGATTTCGGCACTGGACGTTTCCATACAGGCCCAGATCGTAAACCTTCTGATAGATCTCCAGAAGAAGTTTGATTTGACGTACCTGTTTATAGCACACGATTTAAGTATAATCAGATATATCTCAGACGATACGCTCGTCATGTATCTTGGCACGCTGGTGGAGAAGGCAGAGACCGAGGAACTCTTTTTAAACCCTCTGCACCCCTATACAATCGGACTTCTCGAGGCCGTTCCGATAGCAGATCCAGAGTATGAGAAGAACCACAAACGTGACCTGCTTTCTGGCGAAGTGCCGAGTCCGATAAATCCCGCCCCGGGATGTCGTTTTGCGTCGCGGTGTAAGTTTTCAAAACAGATTTGCAAAAGGGAAAGGCCTCTCTTGATGTATGCAGGCAACGGTCACATGGTCGCCTGTCACATGGTCCTTAGCGACAGTTGGTGAGAGTGATAGGTAGAAGACGGCCCTTTTCAATTACAGTAAAAAGGAGGCTTTGCTTTGCTTGAAGTAGAAAGTCTGAAGAGAGTCATAGAAAAGGCTCTGTCCTCGGGAGGCGACTTCGCTGAGATCTTCCTGGAGGATAAAGACGAATTGAATATAAAATGCTCAGGTGGTACTATAAGCGGGGTCACCACCGTTCGAATCAAGGGAGCCGGTATATACGTACTGTATGGCTGCAACAGTGTGTACGTATATACCAACGACCTGAGCCTGCAGAGCCTTGAAAGCTGTGCCGAAAGAGCCAGCGAGCTTTTAGGCGTCCGGAGAAGGCTGTCCGACGATATGGTAGGTACAAAGTTTTCTATGCAAAAGACCGTAAATCCGAACAGATTTGAGATCTATCCTTCCTCTGTGGATTTCAAAGAGAAGATCAGGGTTGTACGAGAGACGGATCTTGCCGCTAGAAACTCAGGAGAAAGTATCAGGCAACTCAACGTCGATTATTTCGACACGGATCAGAAGGTTGCGATTTTCAACAGCGAGGGACTCCATGCAGAAGACAGGCGAATAACTAGCAGACTGAGACTTCAGGCTACCGTAGAGGTCGGGGAGCTTTTCAAGTACGAATGGGGCGATTACACACGCCCGCAGGGCTTCGAAGCCTTCAGTACGAAAAACGATTATACTTCCTTCGCCAGGGAGTTCATAAGAGATATGGCCGAGGACCTCAGGGCTGTGCCGGTAAAATCGTGCAACGTGCCGGTTGTCTTCGAGGCCGGCTCCTGTGGTACATTCTGGCATGAGACTTGTGGCCACCAGCTAGAGGCTTCGGCCGTCTCAAGAAACACGAGCGACTTCGCCGGTAAAATAGGGCTAACCGTCGCTTCTGAAAAAGTCACTTTGATCGACGACGGAACGCTTCCCGGTCTTTATGGATCGGCGGCCATCGACGACGAAGGCTTCCCGACACGTAAGAATGTCCTCATCGAAAACGGTATTCTGAAGAGTTACCTGTGTGACAGACTATGCGGTAGAAAACTGGGAATTCCTTCTACGGCAAGCGGTAGGAGGCAGGGATACATGTACGCTCCGGTGCCCCGTATGAGCAATACCTATCTGGCCCCCGGTAACGACGATGATGAAGAGATGATTCGCTCCGTTGAAAGAGGTCTCTTTGTGAAGAGACTCGGAGGCGGTACTGGTGGTAGGGAGTTCTCGATCTCCGTTAGCGAAGGATACTGGATAGAGAATGGCAGGATCTCCCACAGACTGAGGAGCGGTTTCATTCTCAACGGGAGGGGCATAGATATGATAAAGAGGGTCGATATGGTTGGGAGGAAGCTTCAAAAAGAAGGTGGCAGTTTCTGTGGAGCCGATTCGGGGTTGTGTCCGGTCACCAGTTTCCAGCCCAGAATGAGAATATCGCTAATGTCCGTCGGCGGGGAGGATTGAACATGAATCATCTGGATAGATATCGCCACGCTTTGAGAACCCTTCCAGAAGGAGTGTCTGAGGCCGAAGTAGATGCCGAACGGAGGGTTAGCACAACGGTCAAATGTTCCGGTGGGGAAATTGTAGAGACCGGTTCGTCCGACACCACAGAGCTCTTCGTTCGGGCTTCCGGTGATAAGACCGGGTACGCTTACACACAGGACCTGGAAGAAGAGCCCGAAGGCGTTTTCACGAAGGCACTCAGAAATGCCAGTCAGGTGGAGCTCACGCAGAGGGACAGACTCAACGGAGCCTTCGTGAGAAGGGCATCACCTGACGGGATAGCCAACTCCGATATACAGTCGATGAAGAAAATCGCAGGCGAGCTGGAAAATGTAGTGAGGGACGCCGATCGTTATGTATCGAGCGTTACTGTTGAAATCAGGGCCGAAGGTTTTTCTAGAAGCGTGATTAACTCGCGTGGGCTCGACGTTGAAACATCTATGAGTCTCTATAGCGCGACGGCGACTGTTATGGCCGAAAAGAACGGCCTGCAATACAACGCTTCCTGCTATTCGAGTACAAAAGAGCCGGACCATTTCGTTCTCGAAGGATTCAAGGAAAGGATCGCCGCAGACCTCAGCCACCAGTACGAAGCAACTGAAATCGGATCTGGCGAGTACAGAGTCTTGCTTGACAGCACCGTTGTCACGAATATTTTGATGACAGCCTGGCAGCTATTCAGTGGAATCAAATACAACGATGGTTCCTCGGCATTATCCGGTAGACTGGGAGAAACGATCGGATCGCCCTTCTTTTCGGTAGTCGATTCACCGTCGCACGAACTCACAGCGTATCGTTACGAATTTGACTGCGAGGGGAGTCCTTGCGTTAAGCAAGTTCTTGTCGATAAGGGAAAGCTCGTCGGATTGATGCACAATATTTCTAGCGCTACGAAACTGGGAGTATCCTCGAGCGGTAATGCCGGTAGATACGCTTTACTCAGCGGCTCGATTCCGACCGATATCATAATAACCCCAAGGATCATCTACGTAGAGCCTGGAAGCAAGTCCGTGGGAGAGCTGCTCGAAGAACTGGGAGATGGAATCTACGTAACCAACTCATATGACGTCTTCCACTCGATAAACATCGGCTCGGGCTGGTTTTCTATACCCTGCAGGGGAACGGTTATAAAGGGTGGGATAGAGGATCGCAATGTCACCGGAATGACGATGAACGGGAAGCTAACCAATCTCTTCGCTCGGGTCATGGCTGCGGGAAAGGATCTGTATATAGAGGAGTTCCTGCGCAAAAGTTACTGTGTAGGCGCACCAAGCTTATTGATAGAAAAATTGCAGATCAACGGAAAGTGATATGAAGTTACTTCGACACATTCGACAGAAAAGGAAGTGAGTCGATTATGGGCAGAGAAGAGGCGCTCGACTTTCTGGACAGAGTGGCAAGGGGAATAGCCGAAATGTTTGGAAGCAACTGCGAAACTCTGGTACACGACATGAGTGTTCCGAAGCATCCGATAGTCGTAATATACAACGGACACATCACCAACAGAAAGGTTGGCTCGACCGAGGATGTTTACGGCGATCTCGCAAAATACAGGTCTTCATATCTCGAAAGCGATTTCGTCAACCATCTGGCCGTCTATAAGTCAGGAAAACTCATAAAATCGACGACTTTCCATCTGAAGGGCGAGGGGTACCACTACGCACTCGGAATAAACTACGACTTCACGTATATGCGGGAGTTCTCAGGAATGCTTGAGAACTTCATCAGGGTGGAGTCGGATCTCCAGTCGGCGATCAGCGAAGCCGGTGAGAACAAACTCTCGTCGATCTTCAACAGCTGTCTGGAAGCGATAGGGAAGCCGATCGAAAGCCTCACGAAATCCGATAGGCTTAGGCTGATAAGCCTTCTGAAACGCGAGAAGGCCTTCGCATTTTCGAAATCCGTTCCATACGTCTCCAGGAGACTAAACCTCTCGAGGTACACGATCTATAAATATATCAAGGAAAGCGGTTGAGACAGATGCGTAAGCTCAAAAGGAGAAGACGATGTTTATTGAGAAGAGAATAAAGGAGCTGGGGATCGAACTGCCGCCGTCCTCTCCGCCAGGCGCGATGTATGTTCCGGTGAAGAGGTTGGGAAGAGCTCTGTTCGTCTCGGGTCAAGTACCGATGAAAGACGGCAGGCCCATCTACACTGGAAAAGTCGGGAGTGAAAGATCCATAGAATACGCTCAGGAGGCCGCAAGGCTGTGTGTCATCAATATGCTCGCTGCTGTTAGAGAATATCTGGGAGATCTCGACAGGGTAGCCAACATCGTGAAGCTCCAGACCTTTGTGAACAGCGAAACAGGCTTCACAAACCAGCACATAGTTGCCAACGCCGCCTCGCAGTTACTCCACGATATTTTCGG
This portion of the Mesotoga infera genome encodes:
- a CDS encoding 2-hydroxyacyl-CoA dehydratase subunit D — protein: MSKKSVGFGRFLRRYIDDEVKFRKWLNLGIAFESFRRRRLPSRKARFLRIINSLAVEEIYYSLTGRETAWVNLLAPSELLLPLGINPVSAEGVSGMLASMHLEGFAISSAAESGIPDSLCTFHRTSLGASIKKLFPAPRFIMTSTIFCDGNLPTFKRISREYQVPFILIDVPRGRMKNSVGYVHSQLKEAIELIEEITGKPYPMNLLSDILAIERQTVENLSRVRKEMKSSYLPQELYEYMNALYVMHTLAGDIRLKDASEEFERDLIADRHEQKKILWLHIPPYYDNELFKIFSPKSKHTVVGNELMWDWLYPVEPDRPLESLAEKLVFNPLCGGAEDRWKLCADLADDFGADGIVHFTHWGCRQSAGSVSYLKKMFESKGLPFLELTGDCVDHTSEGAGQLRTRAQAFLEILEGRR
- a CDS encoding peptide ABC transporter substrate-binding protein, which gives rise to MKKRVSVVLIALIAIPAFCFAAVAAPQIFTFAGHNDVMTLDVSQMNDEMSALIMYALNEALIRNSYNNIVPGLAESYDVSEDGTVYTFHLRDAKWSDGVPVTAKDFEYSFLRTLSPETGSSQVSEFDSILNAKAYYSGEITDTSLVGIKAVDDRTLVITLAYSDPFFISEMAEGINFYPIRKDYVEKYGMSYASSAQTFIGCGPFVLKEWVQGASITLEKNRLYWNADSVKLEKVVELIIPDENTRVGMYDLGEIDAIYSISKVQTIMHPEYGSRSGGTLQYLAFNCSNGLVMSNMNLRKALSFAIDRASIVAAISSPGSLAVDRMIDPSIMLDGKPVTETYPNSTGVPPDGDVEQAKAYLQKALAEMGLSKPTDLPAINYVCMDSPVHKQYAEALQAGWKDSLGVKVEIKILPVPQAIGALLSGQFDIFLVGQSTGVDPDTILNNFTIGNGNNYARWNNQEYSDLIAQQGNNPNILEKMLLLQKAEAIILDQVPVAPLWTPGSAYLHREYVKGLHYGRQTGSIEFIYAYIEH
- a CDS encoding ABC transporter permease; the protein is MIGYVFKRFWISLLTLWLLATITFFLLRVLPGNPFQTDQILTVEMQERMMNYYGLNRPIFEQYFTYMGNLLRGNMGYSLKYTNRTVNSIIAKAFPVSADLGLRSLALALPIGLFLGIASARKRGKAVDYLCVVVSVIGVSIPSFILGSFLQFVFALKLKILPMAQWTTEMHKILPTVAIALGLLATLTRIMRASMLEVTTQDYVKTAKSKGLSEGKIVWSHEIRNALIPILTMLGPMVASVLMGTFVIEKIFAIPGLGLHFVNSITGLDYTMTMGLTVFFGAFLVTANFLVDIAYGIVDPRIRIAK
- a CDS encoding ABC transporter permease encodes the protein MIKDFANIPHDEFEFVEREEGKSEALTRPSISFWKDVWRRMLKNRVAMAGLLIILTIALLSIIIPEVSSYSYSQQNLKNINAAPSSEHWFGTDSLGRDLWVRTWVGARVSLAVGIFGSIIPSLIGIVIGGISGYFGGKVDMIIMRLIDIIICIPQMIYVILIMLVIGSGPVPLILAFAITGWMGSARNVRGLILKIKEEEFVLASRILGASHGYIIFKHLVPNTLGIVVVSMTLGVPAAIFQEAYLSFIGLGIKPPIPSWGQLANLGVSVFRIYPSQLLIPAIMISLTMLSFNLFGDGLRDALDPKLRR
- a CDS encoding ABC transporter ATP-binding protein — translated: MSDKILEVSDLEYSFDTYAGEVHAIRGVSFYVNRSESLAIVGESGCGKSVTVQSIMKLIPTPPGRFKRGKIIYCGSDITDYDDRQMEKLRGKEMSMIFQDPMTSLNPTMRVGRQISEGIRKHEKISTGEALARSVELLKEVGISDPERNVMRYPHMFSGGMRQRAMIAIALACNPKILFADEPTTSLDVTTQAQILEMMNHLKREFEMAIVLITHNLGIVARFAERISVMYAGKIVESGSTDDIFYSPRHPYTWGLLNSVPAVGKKRTEKLSTIKGTPPDLFMPPAGCGFYDRCDYRMKVCKENDPPAREIGEGHFASCWLLDNRAPGVTPYVAKRHTIESSGKGVM
- a CDS encoding ABC transporter ATP-binding protein, whose product is MPQTILEVKNLKKYFRISKSQVLKAVDNVSFSIERGKILGMVGESGCGKTTVGRTIMHLYRPDEGEVLFNGIDIHQLNNKKYRQITKKMQMIFQDPYASLDPRKTVGSIIGEGIDIHRLCRTRPERMDRIYEMLEMVGLNREHANRFPHEFSGGQRQRIGIARALAVGPEFLVCDEAISALDVSIQAQIVNLLIDLQKKFDLTYLFIAHDLSIIRYISDDTLVMYLGTLVEKAETEELFLNPLHPYTIGLLEAVPIADPEYEKNHKRDLLSGEVPSPINPAPGCRFASRCKFSKQICKRERPLLMYAGNGHMVACHMVLSDSW
- a CDS encoding TldD/PmbA family protein — translated: MLEVESLKRVIEKALSSGGDFAEIFLEDKDELNIKCSGGTISGVTTVRIKGAGIYVLYGCNSVYVYTNDLSLQSLESCAERASELLGVRRRLSDDMVGTKFSMQKTVNPNRFEIYPSSVDFKEKIRVVRETDLAARNSGESIRQLNVDYFDTDQKVAIFNSEGLHAEDRRITSRLRLQATVEVGELFKYEWGDYTRPQGFEAFSTKNDYTSFAREFIRDMAEDLRAVPVKSCNVPVVFEAGSCGTFWHETCGHQLEASAVSRNTSDFAGKIGLTVASEKVTLIDDGTLPGLYGSAAIDDEGFPTRKNVLIENGILKSYLCDRLCGRKLGIPSTASGRRQGYMYAPVPRMSNTYLAPGNDDDEEMIRSVERGLFVKRLGGGTGGREFSISVSEGYWIENGRISHRLRSGFILNGRGIDMIKRVDMVGRKLQKEGGSFCGADSGLCPVTSFQPRMRISLMSVGGED
- a CDS encoding TldD/PmbA family protein; amino-acid sequence: MNHLDRYRHALRTLPEGVSEAEVDAERRVSTTVKCSGGEIVETGSSDTTELFVRASGDKTGYAYTQDLEEEPEGVFTKALRNASQVELTQRDRLNGAFVRRASPDGIANSDIQSMKKIAGELENVVRDADRYVSSVTVEIRAEGFSRSVINSRGLDVETSMSLYSATATVMAEKNGLQYNASCYSSTKEPDHFVLEGFKERIAADLSHQYEATEIGSGEYRVLLDSTVVTNILMTAWQLFSGIKYNDGSSALSGRLGETIGSPFFSVVDSPSHELTAYRYEFDCEGSPCVKQVLVDKGKLVGLMHNISSATKLGVSSSGNAGRYALLSGSIPTDIIITPRIIYVEPGSKSVGELLEELGDGIYVTNSYDVFHSINIGSGWFSIPCRGTVIKGGIEDRNVTGMTMNGKLTNLFARVMAAGKDLYIEEFLRKSYCVGAPSLLIEKLQINGK
- a CDS encoding helix-turn-helix transcriptional regulator, which gives rise to MGREEALDFLDRVARGIAEMFGSNCETLVHDMSVPKHPIVVIYNGHITNRKVGSTEDVYGDLAKYRSSYLESDFVNHLAVYKSGKLIKSTTFHLKGEGYHYALGINYDFTYMREFSGMLENFIRVESDLQSAISEAGENKLSSIFNSCLEAIGKPIESLTKSDRLRLISLLKREKAFAFSKSVPYVSRRLNLSRYTIYKYIKESG
- a CDS encoding RidA family protein yields the protein MFIEKRIKELGIELPPSSPPGAMYVPVKRLGRALFVSGQVPMKDGRPIYTGKVGSERSIEYAQEAARLCVINMLAAVREYLGDLDRVANIVKLQTFVNSETGFTNQHIVANAASQLLHDIFGESGRHARTAIGTNQLPMDFTVEIEAIIEIRESGE